The window ctttacatcttttttttttatgattctctaataaaatagaattGTTTAAGTACATCTTTAGATCATTGatgaaactttaatttttttacttatgcAATGACTCCATTGTTATCATAATATAAGGCTATTGGATCAACAATGTTAGGAACCACATCTAGTCTAGTGATGAACTTCTTGATTCAAATAatctttgtttatcttttcaaatGCAAAGGTGTACTTTACTATAGTTGTAGAATATACTTTGGTCTCTTATTTGAAACTCTTTCAACTTACAACACTATTATTTAGagtaaaatataactaaaatgaattttttattttcaatatcttaTTGAAAATTAGCATCTAAATAACCATGAATTACTAGTTCATCTCTtctaaagacaaaaaaaaaatatttttaactctttttaagtatttaagaatatttttaactatcttCTAGTGATTCTCACATGGATTAGAATGATATTTACTTATTATTCTCAAAGTATAAGATATATTTGGTCTTATACATAACATTGCATATATTATGGATCTTATATCCATAGTTACTATGAAATCATCTTCTTCCTATCTCTCTTAGTTTGTGTTTTAAGACGCATACTTGGAGATAGTATTATATGTGAAATAGATaagtattgttttttgaatttttttatgctaaactATTTTAGCATTTTGTTTATGCATGTGGATTAGAACAATATAAGgtactttttttatatctatcttTATAGATCATTATTTCTAGAGATTGAAACATGACTTTTAGGGTATAATTGGCAACtaagtttgagttttttctttcaaagtaGCAccttagaaataaaatattagagaaataacattactattattactattataccCATGCCCCGTATAATTAATTACAATTCTGAATTTTTACGAACCTAATTTTTCATGCAAAAAGTAATGCATGCATTTTATTGCACTCCCATTAGCATCACAGAGGCTGGTGCTAATTTTAACACCAAAACCATATTGTATAGTACATCTCCAATCCAGTATCCTGTCCTTGCGGCTGATTGGAACTTTGgggaagaatatatttttttgtgtgtatagTTTTTCATTCATCTCAAAAGTCTGATATAAGCTGATTTTTATTAGCTTAAGGTGATTAACTTTGTTTAGCTCTATGCCCAAAAGGTGAAAGAAAGAACAAGGTTGAAAGCAGCAGTACGTTGTAGTTGCACTGGAATATTGCTTAAATTGGATGCTACCATGGAGACTTACAGGCAACAAAGTAGAAAGTAATGCTTGTGAGTAGTCGTCAAATACAAGCCAACGGTTTCACATGTCACAATTGCATAAATGCGGAAAGCCAACAGTTTCTCAGTGCATGTCCTATTTATTCAAGTTGCAAGTGGATACTAGAAATCTACAAAAAGGTATCTCCTTTAAATTGAAAACCAGGGGAGCTTAAtccaataataacaataatagttttcaaaaataaatgaatgctGGAAAATTACTCGTTGATATCAGGAGATCTCTTCACTGTCATACTCATGTTCTATACTTGTATTAACTTTCCTCGATGTATCCTGAATTCAGTTTGCTAATTCTACGACATATCTGTATGGGTGCAACAGGCAACCGAAAAAGCTTGGATGCTGAGCTTTTGGAAACTCTAGCAAAGATGGCCCCAACCAAGGAGGAAGTAATTAAACTTCGAGAGTACAGTGGTGACATCTCCAAACTAGGGTCTGCAGAACGGTTTCTCAAGGCATTACTTGATATCCCATTTGCTTTTTAAAGAGTTGAGGCCATGCTATACAGAGCCAATTTCGAAACAGAAGTTATATATTTGAGGAAATCTTTTCAAACCCTAGAGGCATGGATATTGGCTGAAAGCCTACTGCTGAACTCACCGCGTTCACTAATTTAAGatcctttaaattattttggcaGAAAGCTTGCTGCTGATGAAGTTCGCTATGTTTTCTAATGTAAGATCTTTAAAATTCTGTGTACCCTGATTACTAGAACTTAATCCTGATATATTCCTATCTTCCAGGCAGCAAGTGAGGAATTGAATTATAGCCGGTTATTCCTCAAACTCCTTGAAGCTGTTCTTAGGACAGGGAACCGGATGAATGTTGGCACAAATCGTGGTGATGCTAAAGCATTTAGGCTTGATACACTCTTAAAACCTGTGGATATATAAAGTAAACCGACGGGAAAACAACATTACTTCACTTTGTGGTCCAGGAAATTATCAGATCTGAAGGTACAAGAACTGATTCTACAAATAAGAATCTGCAAGACAATACAGACTCCAAAATGAAGGAAGATCTCAGGAAACAACGATTGCAGGTTGTGTCTAGACTGAGTAGAGATCTCAGATGTAAGAAAGGCGGCAGGAATGGACTCTGATGTTTTAAGTAGCTATGTTTCAAAGCTAGCAAGTGGGGCTTGAGAAAGTCAGATTGGTTTTGCAGTATGACGAGCCAGATACACGGGTGAAATTCTTTTTCTCAAAGAAGCTGTTTCTAAGAGAAGCCGGTGAGGAAATTAACAGGATCAAGTCAGACGAAAGAAAGGCTTTATCACTGGTGAAAGAGGTGGCAGAATATTTTCATGTGGATGCAGTGAAGGAGGAAGTCCACCCTTTCAGAATTTTGATGATTGTAAGATATTTTCAAAATGTTCTAGATCATGTATGCAAGGAAGTTAGGAAAATGCAGGAAAGAACTATGGTGGTATCAGCTAGATCCTTTATGATATCAGCTACTGCATCACTACCGGTTCTTAACAGATATAATGTAAGATAAGATCGAAGTTCAGATGAGGAAAGCTCCTCTCCTTGAAACATGTTGATACCAATTTTACGAAGATGATAGAAGTACCTGATATTTTTACAGTTACAACTCCTTTTCCATTGAAACAACAGCACGAAATGTCTAGTTTTGTATTTCGTCACAAGCAAGTGAAGTAGTGCAAAGACGGAGAAGGAGCAAGTCAGGAATCCCTTTATAATCTGATGTCAGACGGAGAGATGAGAGCAGACTATTATCCTACGCGCGTTATTAAGAAGAGCAAAATGTCGCCCTTTtggaagggtttttttttttttggtctaaaGGGAATTTGAAAATAGAATTGGGACTCTAGAATAATTCTTTCAAAGAGAAGAAAGCAGGACAATGAGAGGATATAGACAACAACACAGATCAGAGATTATTCATctatcaataacatgtttttatatgttttaatctTAGAATTTGGATTCAAACAGAAGTCCTTTTCTAACAAAATCATATTGGTTTAATGATAATCAAAGCAATGAAtctttaattcttgatttgatATGGTTTGATGTTCATGTTGCTGggtttaaatttaaatgttcTTCATTGTTCTTTGTTATTCTTGATATTTGATATGTtcttgtaagatttgttttttatgattttcatgttttttcatgttttgattttttattatttaaatcccTATTTTGGTTTCATTTTTGGTTGAACCTTGATTTTTGGTTTGGCCCATGGTTGAATCAATGTTTTGGGGTCAACCTGGTCGGGTCAAAATGAGATCACTTGGTCAAGGCCTAtttggtttattaatatttttatggaaGGGTTTTTGGCCTAAGGGGTTATTTGCCTTAGACTTATTTTggatgctttgtttttttaataaaaatgaattttggcaACCGAACCCCaaataaaattccaaaactTTTTAAGACCAATCTAAAGTTATTTAGGGGTTCCTTGCACCTTTTTCCAATGTTTTTACTTAATATTGGGACTGTATACTTACACTATAGAATGTGGGCTCGATATTAAAATACTCGCTttccactaattttttttaaaataaaaaatcttctcatttcaaaaatatataaaaaaatgtcttgtttGGTGTGCATATTACCAAGTCTCTAAGAAGAAAaactcatattttaaaaaaataaaaatatttatgcatgtatttttggatttattaactattttattaaattcataagaacttggtcaatatttcaataacccctttaaaattttaatttatgataaattaatgGTCAACATCTAGTATAAATGTTAGACTTATAAGTAGGCTggtattaaattaacaaaagttTGTCAGAATTATTCTGAATATTCACAAATCTAATTGGGAGTACTTTTCATCGCAGTACATGAGTTTTGAAAATCCTTTTCGTCTTACATGATAATTGAACTTTGTCAAGGCATCTATATATGTTGCtatccaatttttgacccatattttgataaattttcaaataaaaaattaaaaaaataaataataataataataataataataataataataataataataataagggctTACATGTGGCGGTAACATATAGCATCAGGGTTAAGGAAGCAATAtatcaaggagataattactgaatcatatataattactgcaatataaaataccatagatatatgatttgattcgtgctggttagggaaaataatcactgcaattaaaaaaataccatatatataggatttgttggtgctagTTATAGtagacaatctctgcaataattattgcaatatttctttaaatagcacgtatagagattttctataaaaaagaaCACCCGGCCATATAGATTAGGGGGGGGAAAGGAAATGAAGAAGAGAGAattttagagataaaaataGAGGGCAAACAAAAAACCTAACCCCAttctctttattaaaaaaaggttacAGTGGCTGCCCCCGTCCTTGGCCAAAAACAAGCCAACAATCCGGGGGCCCCTcccttttgatatatatattttttcccaaGCCTCCAGCCAATCCCCTCTCTTTTGGCCAAAAGCCAGAGAGCCGCCGGATACCGCCTCCCTTCCCCCTCTCCTAGCCAACAAAAGGTAGCCGCTcatcctctcttcttcttcgacAGAGCCCCGTCTCTTCCCTCATCTCTCTCAAACAGACTCAGCTGCTCCCGTCTCCCATTTAACTCTCAAACAGCCGCTCCACCATCGTCCCTCTCCTTTCTCAGCCGGTCAAACAAACCCATAGCCCCTCAGTCACGATCTCCCTCTCCCCCTCACAGGCGCCGACTCATTCGGCCTTCACAGAAACCAGCGGAGCTCCCCCCATTTCAACAGATCTTCTTCCCTTTTGGTCTCCTCAACAGTAACGGTGACGGACAAGCAGCAGTAAGGCCAGCCACCGCTGTTCCTTTCCCCAGCAGCGATGCCCCTTTCTAAATAATTCCTCCTTGCCGCCGGCCACCTGAAACAGAGAAGAAggtgaaacaaagaaaaacagacCTACAGAAgaaacagatctaaaaaaagGGGAAGACCGagaacatatttgaaaaaagaaatggtttaaaatcaactgcctgcgtttttcttttttcttattgcaGGTCACGATGGTTGTCATCGCCGGCGAAGACAATGAAGAGGGGAGGAAGCCGTTGTAGATCTCCCCTGTTATTTTTTCCGgtggcgcgtgaacccacgcgctgCCAGTGGCGCGGCGAGTGAGGaccacgcgccgccactgttcctgcaTTGCCAGAAGCCTTCCTAGTAGTTTCCTGGATTTTTGGGGgctattatgtatttttttatttatttgtgtgatgtgttatctcttttattttaaatttgtgttatttgtaatgacatatgggtgtttaaaaaaaacataataaaaagggatgtgtgtgtgtgtttgtattttttttttatatatgtcattgaattataaaaaaatcaaaaagataaaaaataaaatgaatttaattttttaatttttatatgatcaaGTATCTGAAGGACAAATAAAATCCTGTTGTATTTCCCgtgaaaatataagaacatgtttctatatattttttgggatttaataactgatttattaaagccttaagaatttgattaacatgtgtttttttattgtgattaaatgtaatgtttgtatttttgacaaagaaaatataaaaaatatttttttttgtgttgcatacggccaatattctaacatgttttgaacgttttttttatatataaaaaaaaacaaatatttgaagttttgaaaatgtgttttcgcattgatttcttaaacaccaaaaattgttttcttgcatttctggattttacaacatgtttgtaaaactccaaagggtattagccaatattccaaaaaatacaaaaaaaattattttgggaggaattcatctattattcaccgctaatgtttggataaagaaatccttaaaggacgaatatccaaaatattattgggagtaataaatctgcacaaatccttgaaagaagtcttgattataatcaaggacatttcaattttttattccacggtttacgagccgtgagagtataaaacactaagacaaaaaaaaataggtttttaaagcaccctaaatttctaatgtttttctgtccctcctccttgcgatttacgagtcgcaaactcttgaaaaactaaggggaaaatgagcttttaaagcacatggaacttccttggatttctatcataataattttagtttgaatcaaaacctagaaaactgattgggattagaaaacaccaacaccatagcaattataagacaaaccaaacaccaagcagcttaccttaggtagggcgtactaggggtgctaataccttccctttacgcaaccagtcccttgccttagaatctctgaaagaccagttaggttttctagtgaccataatactaggtggcgactcctttattcacaataaacaaacaaagaccctgaaatcaatcgagggtcgctgcgacgccgcgctccgctcgcgagggtgcgacaataTAGACCcttcttataataatttatttaggtGTACGAGCTCATAATAAATGTCAAATGCTAGATTTATTCAtaagaataaagtttttttttagtcataGACTAACTATTAGTTAAGAACCCATCAAAACATTAAACTCTTCATGCAAAAGACCCAGCTGATTCATACATTTTATAGTGAGGAGACCAAAGAGGAAGATCTACTAGCATCCTAGGTTTGCAACCATGGACCTTATATAACTAAGAGTGTGGAATGGaacacacattttttaaatCCTGGATGGATATAGATTGGACATAACCTAGTGAATTAGGGTCATCCTTATCTTT is drawn from Populus nigra chromosome 5, ddPopNigr1.1, whole genome shotgun sequence and contains these coding sequences:
- the LOC133694400 gene encoding formin-like protein 6, with the translated sequence MSQLHKCGKPTVSQCMSYLFKLQVDTRNLQKGNRKSLDAELLETLAKMAPTKEEVIKLREYSGDISKLGSAERFLKAASEELNYSRLFLKLLEAVLRTGNRMNVGTNRGDAKAFRLDTLLKPQVGLEKVRLVLQYDEPDTRVKFFFSKKLFLREAGEEINRIKSDERKALSLVKEVAEYFHVDAVKEEVHPFRILMIVTMVVIAGEDNEEGRKPL